From Manduca sexta isolate Smith_Timp_Sample1 chromosome 21, JHU_Msex_v1.0, whole genome shotgun sequence, the proteins below share one genomic window:
- the LOC115451863 gene encoding acyl-CoA desaturase-like translates to MAGITQFQSQTKNVEYQKYKDIYELEDVDLKKNTIPKIIGTDYSYKHTWVWRNVIGFLILHLLGLVGFFLVITGQTGFRTFLWTLLVAYLAAEGVTIGAHRFYTHKSFKAKPILRFILILMQTMAGQNSMFVWARDHRLHHRYSDTDGDPHNSKRGFFFCHIGWLMKKKHPYVIELGRKIDMSDLQADWMVMYQKKYYYPLYLAVAILLPMLVPVYYFNEVWWKSLLVVYFFRYAFSLNGAWLVNSAAHIYGTRPYDKNLQPVESWFVSLITFGEGWHNYHHTFPWDYKAAELSTHLNSSAFIIQLWEKLGLAYDLKTASPEMVKNRIIRTGDGTHYLLGNDECRTAVTALGPLHPLNPSYTTTQEAPDAILKLEGLPLFHEKDFFNADSVLKRKVATA, encoded by the exons ATGGCTGGCATCACTCAATTCCAATCACAAACTAAAAATgtggaatatcaaaaatataaagatatttatgaaTTGGAAGATGTggatcttaaaaaaaatactataccaAAAATAATTGGAACCGATTATTCTTATAAACACACGTGGGTGTGGAGAAATGTGATTGGATTTCTAATTTTGCACTTATTGGGGCTGgttggattttttttagttatcaCAGGACAAACTGGATTTAGAACATTTTTGTGGA caTTACTCGTGGCATACCTGGCGGCTGAAGGTGTAACAATAGGAGCTCACAGATTTTACACACACAAATCTTTTAAAGCGAAACCTATTCTCAGGTTCATTCTGATATTGATGCAAACCATGGCGGGCCAG aattcaATGTTCGTCTGGGCGCGGGACCATCGCCTCCACCATCGTTACTCCGACACCGACGGCGATCCTCACAACTCGAAGCGAGGCTTCTTCTTCTGCCACATTGGCTGGCTGATGAAGAAGAAGCATCCGTATGTTATCGAGTTGGGCAGGAAAATAGACATGAGCGACTTGCAAGCCGACTGGATGGTCATGTACCAAAAGaa gTACTATTATCCCCTCTACTTGGCTGTTGCGATCCTGTTGCCAATGTTAGTCCCTGTATACTATTTCAACGAGGTATGGTGGAAGTCACTCCTAGTGGTTTACTTCTTCCGTTATGCATTCTCGCTAAACGGGGCATGGCTTGTGAACAGCGCAGCTCATATCTACGGAACAAGACCTTATGACAA GAACTTGCAGCCAGTAGAGTCCTGGTTTGTCTCGCTAATAACCTTCGGCGAAGGCTGGCACAACTACCACCACACGTTCCCCTGGGATTACAAGGCAGCGGAACTCTCGACACATCTGAATTCATCAGCATTCATTATTCAACTCTGGGAGAAGCTTGGATTGGCGTACGATTTGAAAACCGCTTCTCCAGAAATg GTAAAAAACAGAATCATACGCACGGGTGACGGCACTCATTACCTACTAGGTAACGATGAGTGTAGAACCGCAGTGACCGCATTGGGACCTCTACATCCACTGAACCCCTCGTACACGACCACACAGGAGGCACCTGACGCTATCCTCAAACTGGAAGGACTCCCACTCTTCCACGAAAAAGACTTCTTTAATGCCGACAGTGTTCTTAAGAGAAAAGTCGCTActgcttaa